DNA from Nocardioides seonyuensis:
GAATATCTGGATCGTCTCAGCGGGCAGGATGACGCGCAGGTCCGCAGCCCGTTTCGGGTATGGGGAGGCGCTCAGCAGTCAGAGAGACTGCACCCAGTTGCGCAGGAGCCCGGCCCCGGCGTCACCCGACTTCTCCGGATGGAACTGCGTCGCGCTGAGGGGTCCGTTCTCCACGGCGGCCACGAAGCGGTCTCCCCCGTGCTCGGCCCACGTCACCAGCGGCGCCCGGGTGCGGTCGTTGGTCACCAGGGCCCAGTCGCGGACACCGTAGGAGTGCACGAAGTAGAACCGCTCGCCCTCGACCCCCGTGAAGAGCGTCGACCCGGTCGGCACCTCGACGGTGTTCCAGCCCATGTGCGGCACGACAGGCGCCTGCAGTCGCTCGACCACGCCGGGCCACTCGTCACAACCTTCGGTCTCCACACCGTGCTCCACCCCGCGCGCGAAGAGGATCTGCATCCCGACGCAGATACCGAGCACCGGGCGGCCACCCGCGAGCCGTCGACCGATGATGCGCTCGCCCTTGATCGCCCGCAGCCCGGCCATGCACGCAGCGAACGCGCCGACCCCGGGTACGACGAGCCCGTCAGCCTCCAGCGCTCGGTCGAAGTCCGACGTCAGCGTGACGCTGGCACCTGTCCGTTCGACCGCCCGCACCACTGAGCGGAGGTTGCCCGAGCCGTAGTCGAGGACGACGACGTCCTCGCTCACAGTGCTCCCTTCGTCGAGGGCACACCCGTCTCTCGCGGGTCCAGCGCGATCGCGTCGCGCAGCGCGCGTGCGAAGGCCTTGAACTGCGTCTCCACGATGTGGTGCGGGTCGCGGCCGGCCAGCACGCGCACGTGCAGGGCGAGGTGGGCGTGGAAGGCGAGTGTCTCGAACACGTGTCGCGTCAGCGACCCCTGGTAGGGCGCGCCGTTGGGGCCGTTGCCGCCGATGGCGACGTACTCCTGACCCGCCGGCTCGCCGGTGTGCACGCAGTAGGGACGTCCCGACACGTCGACGACGGCCTGCACCAGCGCCTCGTCGAGCGGCACCGTCGCGTCTCCGAACCGGCGGATCCCGGCCTTGTCACCGAGAGCCTCGCGCAACGCCTGCCCGAGCGCGATCGCGGTGTCCTCGACGGAGTGGTGGGCATCGACGTGGGTGTCGCCGGTGGTGTGGACGACGAGGTCGATCAGGGAGTGCCGGGCGAAGGCGGTGAGCATGTGGTCGTAGAACGCGACGCCCGTGGTGACCTGCGACCGGCCGGTGCCGTCGAGGTGGACCTCGACCTTGACGCTCGACTCGCTCGTGGTGCGCTCGACGGTGGCCGTGCGGCTCATGCTTGCTCCTTCATCACGTCAGTGAGTGCGTGCCTGAATGCTGTCATCTCCTCGGGCGTCCCGATGGACACCCGCAACCATCCCTGCGGCCCGGTCTCGCGGATCAGCACCCCCCGGTCGAGGAGGCGCTGCCAGACAGCATGCCGGTCGGGAAAGCGCCCGAACAACGCGAAATTGGAATCGGAGTCGGGCACCTCGAGCCCTTGGTCCCGCAACCACGCCACCGTCAGGTCGCGCTCGACGCGCAGGTCCTCCACCCGGCCGAGCAGCTCAGGGGCGTGCCGCAGTGCCGCAACCGCGGTCGCCTGGGTGACCGCGGAGAGGTGGTAGGGCAACCGCACCACGCGGATGGCGTCGCCGATCGCCGGGTCCGCGGCGAGGTAGCCCAGCCTGGCCCCGGCGAGCGCGAACGCCTTGCTCATCGTGCGGGTGACCACGAGGTTGCGGTGACGCGGCAGCAGCTCCAGGGCGCTGGGCGTGCCTGCCCGGCGGAACTCGCCGTAGGCCTCGTCGACGACGACGAGGCCGCCCGGCTCGTAGGACGCCGCCGCCTCGCACAGCGCCGAGACAGCCTCCGGAGGCAGGGCGGTTCCGGTCGGGTTGTTGGGACTGGGCAGGAGCACGATCGTCGGGCGCCGCTCGAGCACGAGCTTGCGTGCGGCGTCGAGGTCGAGCGAGAAGTCCTCCTCGCGCCGGCCCACGACCCACTCGGTCATCGCGTCGCGGGCGTACTCGGGGTACATCGAGTAGGTGGGGGCGAAGGACAGCGCGCACCTGCCCGGACCGCCGAACGCCTGCAGGAGCTGGAGCATGACCTCGTTGGAGCCGTTGGCAGCCCACACCATCTCGGGTGTGATGCCGTGGCCCCCCGAGGAGTTGAGGTAGGCCGCCAGGCCCTCGCGCAGCTCGGTGAACTCACGGTCGGGGTAGCGGTTGAGGCTGGCTGCCGCACGCCCCACCGCACGCGCGATGTCTGCTGCGGCCTCCGGCGAGGGTCCGTAGGGGTTCTCGTTGACGTTGAGCTGGACGGGCACGTCGAGCTGCGGGGCCCCGTAGGGCTCGATGCCGCGCAGCTCCTCCCGCAGAGGAGGAAAGGTCATCGCTCGAACCGACTGCTCACGCCTGCGCCGTGGCCGGGCAGGTCCTCGGCCTCGGCCAGCGCGACGACGTGGTCCGCGACGGCGGCCAGTGCCTCGCGCGTGTAGTCCACCACGTGCACCTGCTTGAGGAACGACTTCACCCCGAGGCCGGAGGAGTGGCAGGCGCACCCTGCGGTGGGCAGCACGTGGTTGGACCCGGCGCAGTAGTCGCCCACCGCGACCGGGGACCAGGACCCCAGGAAGATGGCTCCGGCATTGCGGACCCTGCTGGAGAGCGCTGCCGCGTCGCGGGTCTGGATCTCGAGGTGCTCGGACGCGTAGGCGTTCACCACGTCCAGGCCCTGGTCCATGTCGCGCACCAGGACGATGGCCGACTGCTCGCCTCCCAGCGCGTCGGCGATGCGCGCGGAGTGCCGGGTCGCACCGACCTGCTTCTCCAGCTCCGCCTCGACGTCGTCGGCCAGCACGTCGGAGTCGGTGACCAGGAGTGCGGCCGAGGTGCCGCCGTGCTCGGCCTCGGTGAGGAGGTCCGCGGCAACGAATGCGGCCTCTGCCGAGTCGTCGGCGAGCACCGCGATCTCACTGGGACCGGCTTCGGAGTCGATGCCGACGAGCCCGCGCAGAAGTCGCTTGGCTGCGGTCACGTAGAGGTTGCCGGGGCCAATGACCATGTCGACGCGGCGACAGGGCCCGGCGCCGTGCGCGAACATCGCGACCGCCTGGGCGCCGCCGACGGCGTAGACCTCGTCCACCCCGAGCAAGGCGCAGGCAGCCAGGATCGACGCGTCGGGCAAGCCGGTCTCGCGCGTGGGCGGAGCCGACAACGCGATGGACCTGACTCCTGCCACCTGGGCAGGGACGACGTTCATGACCACGGTGGAGACGAGGGGCGCCAACCCTCCGGGGACGTAGAGGCCGACCCGGTCCACCGGCACCGACCTGTGGGTCACGACCGCGCCGGGGGCCACCTCGATGCTGTGGTCGTCCTCGAGGTCGGCCTCGCACGTCGCGCGCAAGCGTCGTACGGACTCCTCGAGCGCGGCGCGGACGCCGGGGTCGAGTGCCTCGAGCGACCGGACCAGCGCCTCCGAGGGGACCCGCAGGTCGTCGAGACGCACCCCGTCGAGCTCCTCGGTCAGCTCGACGATCGCGTCGACGCCGCGCGTGCGCACGGCGTCGACGATCTCCTGCACCCGATGCATCACGGCCTCGACGTCGAACTCGGCGCGAGGAACGCTCGCGCGGTAGTCGACGGACGCCGGGTCGGCGTCCCTCAGGTCGATGCGACGGATCAGGGACATGCCCCGATTCTAGGTTCGCCCCGGTGGCGGCGTTGCCCCGCCCACGAGGCGTGGACGAGTGGCTAGGGTCGTGGCGTGGCCGACTCCATGCCGATGTTCCCGCTGAACACCGTGGTGTTCCCCGGCATGACCGTGCCCCTGCACGTCTTCGAGGAGCGCTACCGCGCCCTGGTCGACCACCTGCTCGAGGTGCCGGACCCCGGCCAGCGCGTGTTCGGGACGGTGGCGATCCGTGAGGGCTACGAGGTCGGCGACCACGGCGCCCAGTCCATCTACCGGGTCGGATGCACCCTTCAGCTCACCGAGGTCGAGCCGCGACCTGACGGCTCCTTCGACGTCGTGGCCGTCGGCCGGGACAGGCTGCTGCTCGACCGCATGGAGCCCGGCGGCGACTACCCCCACGGCCTCGCCAGCGTCGTCGTGGAGCCGCGTGTCCGGGTCGAGGAGCAGGTGCTGGACCGCGCCCGGGCCACGTTCACGGCCTACCGTGCCGCCATGGCCCAGCTCCAGGGTGACCCGTTCAGCGGCACGCTGCCGCGCGACCCCGACTACCTGGCCTGGACGCTGTCGGCCATCGCGCCGCTGCCGATGGCGGAGCGGCAGTCGCTCCTCGAGGCGCCCGACTCCCAGGAACGGCTCGAGCTGGTGACCCACCTGCTGCGCGAGGAGCTGCGCGCGATCAACGTGATCCCCTCGCTGCCGGCCACCCAGGTCGCGCGCACAGCGTGGTCGCCCAACTGACGATGGGACGCAAGAAGCCGGCGGGCGGCTCAGGCACACGCGCGACCACCGTGCTCACCGAGGCTGGCATCCACTTCACCAGCCGGGCCTACGAGCACGACCCCCGCGCCGAGAGCTTCGGCCTGGAGGCGGCCGAGGCCCTCGGGGTCGAGCCGGAGCGCGTGCTCAAGACCTTGATGGCGCTGCTCGACGGCGCCCTCGTCGTGGGCATCGTGCCGGTGTCCGGTCAGCTCGACCTGAAGGCGCTCGCTCGCGCGCTCGGCGGCAGCAAGGCCGTGATGGCGCCCGTTGACCTGGCCGAGCGTGCCACCGGCTACGTCGCCGGCGGCATCTCCCCCGTCGGCCAGCGCCGGCCGCACC
Protein-coding regions in this window:
- the hisD gene encoding histidinol dehydrogenase; translated protein: MIRRIDLRDADPASVDYRASVPRAEFDVEAVMHRVQEIVDAVRTRGVDAIVELTEELDGVRLDDLRVPSEALVRSLEALDPGVRAALEESVRRLRATCEADLEDDHSIEVAPGAVVTHRSVPVDRVGLYVPGGLAPLVSTVVMNVVPAQVAGVRSIALSAPPTRETGLPDASILAACALLGVDEVYAVGGAQAVAMFAHGAGPCRRVDMVIGPGNLYVTAAKRLLRGLVGIDSEAGPSEIAVLADDSAEAAFVAADLLTEAEHGGTSAALLVTDSDVLADDVEAELEKQVGATRHSARIADALGGEQSAIVLVRDMDQGLDVVNAYASEHLEIQTRDAAALSSRVRNAGAIFLGSWSPVAVGDYCAGSNHVLPTAGCACHSSGLGVKSFLKQVHVVDYTREALAAVADHVVALAEAEDLPGHGAGVSSRFER
- the hisH gene encoding imidazole glycerol phosphate synthase subunit HisH, whose translation is MSEDVVVLDYGSGNLRSVVRAVERTGASVTLTSDFDRALEADGLVVPGVGAFAACMAGLRAIKGERIIGRRLAGGRPVLGICVGMQILFARGVEHGVETEGCDEWPGVVERLQAPVVPHMGWNTVEVPTGSTLFTGVEGERFYFVHSYGVRDWALVTNDRTRAPLVTWAEHGGDRFVAAVENGPLSATQFHPEKSGDAGAGLLRNWVQSL
- the hisB gene encoding imidazoleglycerol-phosphate dehydratase HisB; this translates as MSRTATVERTTSESSVKVEVHLDGTGRSQVTTGVAFYDHMLTAFARHSLIDLVVHTTGDTHVDAHHSVEDTAIALGQALREALGDKAGIRRFGDATVPLDEALVQAVVDVSGRPYCVHTGEPAGQEYVAIGGNGPNGAPYQGSLTRHVFETLAFHAHLALHVRVLAGRDPHHIVETQFKAFARALRDAIALDPRETGVPSTKGAL
- the ybaK gene encoding Cys-tRNA(Pro) deacylase, whose product is MGRKKPAGGSGTRATTVLTEAGIHFTSRAYEHDPRAESFGLEAAEALGVEPERVLKTLMALLDGALVVGIVPVSGQLDLKALARALGGSKAVMAPVDLAERATGYVAGGISPVGQRRPHPTVLDESALSYDTVLVSGGRRGLDLELAPADLVTVTGAVVAAVSRS
- a CDS encoding LON peptidase substrate-binding domain-containing protein, with amino-acid sequence MADSMPMFPLNTVVFPGMTVPLHVFEERYRALVDHLLEVPDPGQRVFGTVAIREGYEVGDHGAQSIYRVGCTLQLTEVEPRPDGSFDVVAVGRDRLLLDRMEPGGDYPHGLASVVVEPRVRVEEQVLDRARATFTAYRAAMAQLQGDPFSGTLPRDPDYLAWTLSAIAPLPMAERQSLLEAPDSQERLELVTHLLREELRAINVIPSLPATQVARTAWSPN
- a CDS encoding histidinol-phosphate transaminase; this translates as MTFPPLREELRGIEPYGAPQLDVPVQLNVNENPYGPSPEAAADIARAVGRAAASLNRYPDREFTELREGLAAYLNSSGGHGITPEMVWAANGSNEVMLQLLQAFGGPGRCALSFAPTYSMYPEYARDAMTEWVVGRREEDFSLDLDAARKLVLERRPTIVLLPSPNNPTGTALPPEAVSALCEAAASYEPGGLVVVDEAYGEFRRAGTPSALELLPRHRNLVVTRTMSKAFALAGARLGYLAADPAIGDAIRVVRLPYHLSAVTQATAVAALRHAPELLGRVEDLRVERDLTVAWLRDQGLEVPDSDSNFALFGRFPDRHAVWQRLLDRGVLIRETGPQGWLRVSIGTPEEMTAFRHALTDVMKEQA